The following proteins come from a genomic window of Paramicrobacterium humi:
- a CDS encoding PIN domain-containing protein, translated as MARQADVSLVSSDLLETELRRMAVREGRDQVKVSAILDGVSLAALDRATYRSAGFLPMPYLRTLDALHLEAAMRLDVDAILTYDYRLAEAARAAALMSLLPGGSRLDEWSRVDFSRMIASDSSHEARAVIDDVLVGATRVVDSMREAVCRRGWMGRVAPTVADRVLGVCGCERDFTVRGCSTT; from the coding sequence GTGGCTCGACAGGCGGACGTCAGCCTCGTGTCGAGTGATCTGCTTGAAACGGAGCTGCGTCGGATGGCCGTGCGCGAGGGGCGGGATCAGGTCAAAGTCAGTGCGATCCTCGATGGCGTTTCTCTCGCAGCGCTCGATCGTGCCACCTACCGCTCGGCAGGGTTCCTGCCGATGCCATATCTGCGCACTCTAGACGCACTCCATTTGGAGGCGGCGATGCGCCTTGACGTCGATGCGATCCTCACGTACGACTACCGACTTGCGGAAGCGGCGAGAGCCGCGGCCTTGATGTCATTGCTCCCGGGCGGGAGCAGGCTAGATGAGTGGTCAAGGGTCGATTTCAGCCGGATGATCGCCTCGGACTCGTCCCATGAAGCGAGGGCTGTCATTGATGACGTGTTGGTCGGCGCAACCAGAGTGGTTGATTCTATGCGAGAGGCAGTGTGCAGGCGCGGATGGATGGGCAGAGTAGCGCCGACCGTCGCGGACCGCGTGCTGGGCGTGTGCGGATGCGAACGCGACTTCACTGTTCGAGGATGCTCGACAACCTGA
- a CDS encoding FitA-like ribbon-helix-helix domain-containing protein — MSSIIVRGLDDSVKEQLVAQAKRHGRSMEAEVRDILTKAAQRPNIGVALMRAAQSAGGVDVLPIPERSDIARAVDFE, encoded by the coding sequence ATGTCGTCCATCATCGTGCGCGGTCTTGACGACTCGGTCAAGGAACAACTCGTCGCTCAGGCGAAACGCCACGGGCGGTCGATGGAGGCCGAGGTGCGCGACATCCTGACCAAAGCGGCGCAACGTCCGAACATCGGCGTCGCGCTGATGCGAGCGGCGCAGAGTGCCGGGGGCGTAGACGTCCTTCCGATTCCGGAGCGTAGTGACATTGCTCGTGCGGTGGACTTCGAATGA
- a CDS encoding PIN domain-containing protein: MIVLDTNVISELFRREPDARVVSWLESLEDDVAITAITLAELFAGVRRMPDGRRKADLARAVSAAVEPYRGGHAVLPFDEACAVPYAEILLERERAGLRSRRQMRRSRLSAGHLMQCVLRGTPGTSPTQAWPSSILGRAEACAANARRSALIPGRDA, from the coding sequence ATGATCGTCCTGGACACCAACGTGATCTCCGAGCTCTTCCGCCGGGAGCCCGACGCGCGAGTGGTGTCCTGGCTCGAATCGCTTGAGGATGACGTTGCGATAACGGCCATAACGCTGGCCGAGCTGTTCGCCGGCGTGCGCCGGATGCCGGACGGGCGACGGAAGGCTGACCTGGCAAGGGCCGTGTCCGCGGCGGTCGAGCCGTACCGGGGCGGGCATGCGGTGCTTCCGTTCGACGAAGCGTGTGCCGTTCCGTACGCCGAGATCCTGCTTGAGCGAGAGCGCGCGGGGCTCCGATCGCGACGGCAGATGCGCAGATCGCGGCTATCTGCCGGACACTTGATGCAGTGTGTGCTACGCGGAACACCAGGGACTTCGCCCACACAGGCGTGGCCGTCGTCGATCCTTGGGCGAGCTGAGGCCTGCGCGGCGAATGCTCGTCGGTCAGCGCTGATTCCTGGCCGTGATGCATGA
- a CDS encoding YdcF family protein: protein MTETTNVRRARKLLFSGALTCAVILGSAEAINRILASQLVGDVDAAHTAVVVLGFANRTPEINAINKWRVRSGIATAVLYQADLLVFSGGDPGGFCEAEIMATYAQELGYRGPIETEAASQTTEENLQNTAHLMEWRTELPWCPIRCTRIEPGNCLRIFGPISPAGLSERVRCDRDDGAS, encoded by the coding sequence GTGACCGAGACGACGAACGTTAGACGGGCCAGGAAGCTTTTGTTCTCTGGCGCGCTGACGTGCGCCGTCATCCTAGGAAGCGCCGAGGCGATCAACCGAATTCTGGCCTCGCAGCTCGTCGGCGATGTCGATGCAGCGCACACAGCTGTAGTCGTTCTCGGCTTTGCGAATCGGACCCCGGAAATCAACGCAATCAACAAATGGCGGGTACGCTCCGGAATCGCGACAGCGGTACTGTACCAAGCCGATCTTCTGGTCTTCTCCGGCGGCGATCCGGGTGGGTTCTGCGAAGCCGAGATCATGGCGACCTACGCGCAAGAGCTGGGCTATCGAGGCCCCATCGAGACTGAAGCCGCGTCGCAGACGACCGAGGAGAACCTTCAGAACACCGCGCATCTCATGGAATGGCGGACAGAATTGCCCTGGTGTCCAATCCGTTGCACGCGTATAGAGCCCGGAAACTGCTTGCGCATCTTCGGCCCGATCTCGCCCGCCGGCTTGTCAGAACGCGTGAGGTGCGATCGGGACGATGGAGCATCTTGA
- a CDS encoding dihydrofolate reductase family protein — MFGPTTAREAICSGMVDDFRFFVVPMAVGAGLRALPDHAHLDLELVEHRIFGNGTAYLHYRPRRLGTGGHTETPQEALVSRVRSSLAEVPTHREVSMFGGELSS, encoded by the coding sequence ATCTTCGGTCCGACAACGGCGCGAGAGGCGATCTGCAGCGGCATGGTTGACGACTTCCGGTTCTTCGTCGTTCCCATGGCAGTGGGTGCGGGCTTGCGTGCCCTGCCCGACCACGCACATCTGGACTTAGAACTGGTCGAGCATCGCATCTTCGGCAACGGCACGGCCTACCTGCACTACCGGCCCCGCCGGCTCGGTACAGGAGGCCACACGGAAACCCCGCAAGAGGCGTTGGTTTCGAGAGTCCGCAGCAGCCTCGCGGAGGTCCCGACACACCGGGAAGTCTCGATGTTCGGCGGCGAGCTATCCTCGTAA
- a CDS encoding MFS transporter codes for MFGQIGDKLGRKHTLQATIILVGVATFLMGCLPGFASIGYWAPALLVALRFLQGFAVGGEWGGAVLLVAEHSRRAAGILGKLAASCGARREPHRDARAVRDVLAASRRPIPRLGWRVAFWLSALIVIIGYYIRTRVSESPIFLEAKAEQERTKAAGVGVGAVVRRYPGKLLQAMGLRFAENIVYYIIVSFSIVYLSTVVKFDTSELLFALLIAHVVHFIVIPQVGRLTDALGRKPVYLAGAILSATWALFAFPMFDSANPVLIVVAITIGLCFHALMYAGQPAVMGEMFPTRMRYSGVSLGYQVTSIVAGSLAPIIAVTLLKDFGSWVPVAVYVGIACVITAITVLTLRETSGVALEDVDAEDAARV; via the coding sequence GTGTTCGGCCAGATCGGTGACAAGCTCGGCCGCAAGCACACGCTTCAGGCGACGATCATCCTGGTCGGTGTCGCGACATTCCTCATGGGCTGCCTTCCCGGCTTTGCGAGCATCGGCTACTGGGCTCCCGCCCTGCTCGTTGCGCTTCGCTTCCTCCAGGGCTTCGCGGTCGGCGGCGAATGGGGTGGCGCCGTGCTGCTCGTCGCCGAGCACAGCCGGCGCGCAGCCGGGATTCTGGGCAAGCTGGCCGCAAGCTGCGGTGCCCGTCGGGAACCTCATCGCGACGCTCGTGCTGTTCGCGATGTCCTGGCTGCTTCCCGACGACCAATTCCTCGGCTGGGCTGGCGCGTGGCGTTCTGGCTCTCCGCTCTGATCGTGATCATCGGGTACTACATCCGCACGCGCGTCTCGGAGTCGCCGATCTTCCTCGAGGCCAAGGCCGAGCAGGAGCGCACGAAGGCCGCGGGAGTGGGCGTCGGTGCCGTTGTCCGCCGCTACCCCGGAAAGCTGCTGCAGGCGATGGGTCTGCGATTCGCCGAGAACATCGTCTACTACATCATCGTGAGCTTCTCGATCGTGTACCTCTCGACGGTCGTGAAGTTCGACACGAGTGAGCTTCTCTTCGCTCTCCTGATCGCGCATGTCGTGCACTTCATCGTGATTCCTCAAGTGGGCCGCCTCACCGACGCGCTCGGCCGCAAGCCGGTCTACCTCGCGGGCGCCATTCTCAGCGCCACCTGGGCGCTGTTCGCGTTCCCGATGTTCGACTCCGCCAACCCCGTGCTCATCGTGGTCGCGATCACGATCGGGCTCTGCTTCCACGCGCTCATGTACGCAGGTCAGCCCGCGGTGATGGGCGAGATGTTCCCCACGCGCATGAGGTACTCCGGCGTCTCGCTCGGCTACCAGGTCACGTCGATCGTCGCCGGATCGCTCGCGCCGATCATCGCGGTCACCCTGCTGAAGGACTTCGGCTCGTGGGTTCCCGTCGCCGTGTACGTCGGGATCGCCTGCGTCATCACGGCGATCACGGTGCTGACGCTGCGCGAGACCTCGGGCGTCGCTCTCGAGGACGTCGATGCGGAGGACGCCGCTCGCGTCTAG
- a CDS encoding LysR family transcriptional regulator — MAPLPLTDPDNLLVLLAVARTGRFTTAAEALQLNHTTVSRRIDSLERDLGGHVLARSVGAWELTELGRRAVHAAEQIETALQTLGTGAEEPQSQLSGMVRMSATDGFSAYIATPAVTQLRKRHPGISVEIETVTRRALQHRSGVDIEVVVGEPQVHRASAFRLGDYLLGMYASRPYLAEHGEPRNAEQLTRHPLVYFVDSMLLVDDLDAPRRLVPTMRDSLSSTNVFVHVEAARAGAGIGFLPCFMADQHDDLVRLLPDDFAERLPYWMVLRPDSLRLPAVAAVAEALRAQAKAYTPQLLGQAR; from the coding sequence ATGGCACCGTTGCCCCTGACTGACCCCGACAACCTGCTCGTGCTGCTCGCTGTCGCTCGCACCGGTCGTTTCACGACCGCCGCCGAGGCGCTGCAGCTGAATCACACGACGGTCTCGCGTCGCATCGACAGCCTCGAGCGCGATCTCGGCGGGCATGTTCTCGCCCGATCCGTCGGCGCGTGGGAGCTGACAGAGCTCGGCCGGCGCGCCGTGCACGCGGCGGAGCAGATCGAGACGGCGCTCCAGACGCTGGGAACCGGCGCCGAAGAACCGCAGTCTCAGCTCTCGGGCATGGTGCGCATGTCGGCAACCGACGGGTTCAGCGCGTACATCGCCACACCGGCGGTCACGCAACTGCGCAAGCGGCACCCCGGCATCAGCGTCGAGATCGAGACTGTGACGAGGCGCGCGCTGCAGCACCGCTCGGGCGTCGACATCGAAGTCGTCGTCGGCGAGCCGCAGGTTCACCGCGCCAGCGCATTCCGCCTCGGCGATTATCTTCTCGGCATGTACGCCTCGCGCCCGTATCTCGCCGAGCACGGCGAACCACGCAATGCGGAACAGCTCACGCGGCATCCGCTGGTGTATTTCGTCGACTCCATGCTGCTCGTCGACGACCTGGACGCGCCGCGCCGCCTCGTTCCGACAATGCGGGACTCGCTGAGCTCGACAAACGTCTTCGTGCACGTCGAGGCCGCCCGCGCGGGTGCGGGCATCGGCTTCCTGCCCTGCTTCATGGCCGACCAGCACGACGATCTCGTGCGGCTTCTGCCCGACGACTTCGCCGAACGACTGCCCTACTGGATGGTGCTGCGCCCCGACTCGCTTCGGCTGCCCGCCGTCGCCGCGGTGGCGGAGGCCCTGAGAGCGCAGGCGAAGGCCTACACGCCGCAGCTTCTCGGCCAGGCGCGCTGA